In Vibrio hippocampi, a single genomic region encodes these proteins:
- the fliL gene encoding flagellar basal body-associated protein FliL yields the protein MPEEAIEQPKSKKKLIIIIVAAVAVLLGVGAGAYWFFASDKPAEEDLRGATTELAAPVDPIAYVNIAQPFVFNVAGKQRDRMVQIKAQLMVRGAANEENALYHSPLIESTLLSTFASATVEQLRSSNGRVELRNKATSDIQAALTQVVGQPVIERVLFTDFVIQ from the coding sequence ATGCCAGAAGAAGCGATAGAACAACCAAAAAGTAAAAAGAAACTTATAATTATCATTGTTGCGGCCGTTGCGGTGCTATTGGGTGTGGGAGCGGGAGCGTATTGGTTCTTTGCCTCTGATAAACCTGCCGAGGAAGATCTCCGTGGGGCAACAACAGAGTTAGCGGCACCGGTCGATCCGATTGCGTATGTCAATATTGCCCAGCCATTCGTGTTCAATGTCGCGGGTAAACAGCGTGATCGAATGGTACAGATTAAGGCTCAATTGATGGTACGGGGTGCAGCCAATGAAGAAAATGCGCTCTACCACTCTCCTTTGATCGAGAGTACGCTGCTGTCCACATTTGCTTCTGCGACCGTTGAGCAATTGCGTAGCTCAAATGGCAGGGTAGAACTGAGAAACAAAGCCACGAGTGATATTCAAGCGGCTTTGACACAGGTGGTCGGTCAACCGGTTATTGAGCGTGTTTTATTCACTGATTTCGTAATTCAGTAG
- the fliM gene encoding flagellar motor switch protein FliM, with protein sequence MTDLLSQDEIDALLHGVDDVDEVDEELADEPKDVVHFDFSSQDRIVRGRMPTLELINERFARHMRISLFNMLRKTAEVSINGVQMMKFGEYQNTLYVPTSLNMVRFRPLKGTALITMEARLVFILVENFFGGDGRFHAKIEGREFTPTERRIIQLLMKTVFEDYKEAWSPVMGVEFEYLDSEVNPSMANIVSPTEVIVVSSFHIEVDGGGGDFHVVMPYSMVEPIRELLDAGVQSDKMETDVRWSTALRDEIMDVPVNFRVNLLEKDVSLRDLMELQAGDIIPIEMPENATMFVEELPTFRVKMGRTSEKMAVQISEKIRRPDVVKSDLAFLGKDIVAELEHVESSDDEE encoded by the coding sequence GTGACAGATTTATTAAGCCAAGACGAAATTGATGCGCTGTTGCATGGCGTAGACGACGTTGATGAGGTAGATGAAGAACTGGCTGATGAACCCAAAGATGTGGTGCATTTTGACTTTTCTTCGCAAGACCGCATTGTACGCGGTCGTATGCCAACACTGGAACTGATTAACGAGCGTTTTGCTCGTCATATGCGTATCAGCCTGTTCAACATGTTGAGAAAAACCGCTGAGGTTTCTATCAACGGTGTGCAGATGATGAAGTTTGGCGAATATCAAAATACCCTTTATGTTCCAACCAGTTTGAACATGGTGCGTTTCCGTCCGCTCAAAGGGACGGCATTGATCACCATGGAAGCGCGTTTGGTGTTTATCTTAGTAGAGAACTTCTTTGGTGGTGATGGTCGATTCCATGCCAAGATTGAAGGTCGTGAATTTACTCCGACTGAGCGTCGCATTATTCAATTACTGATGAAGACCGTCTTTGAGGATTATAAAGAAGCGTGGTCGCCGGTGATGGGCGTGGAGTTTGAGTATCTTGACTCCGAGGTTAACCCGAGTATGGCGAACATCGTCAGTCCAACTGAGGTGATTGTTGTCAGCTCATTCCATATCGAAGTGGACGGTGGCGGCGGTGATTTCCACGTCGTTATGCCGTATTCCATGGTGGAACCGATCCGAGAACTGCTTGATGCGGGTGTTCAATCCGACAAGATGGAAACCGACGTACGTTGGAGTACCGCATTGCGGGACGAGATCATGGATGTTCCGGTTAACTTTAGAGTGAATCTGTTAGAGAAAGATGTGTCCCTGCGTGACCTTATGGAATTGCAAGCGGGTGACATTATTCCTATCGAGATGCCAGAAAACGCGACAATGTTTGTTGAAGAATTGCCAACCTTTAGAGTGAAAATGGGTCGCACCAGTGAAAAAATGGCGGTTCAAATTTCAGAAAAAATTAGGCGTCCCGATGTAGTTAAGAGCGACCTTGCTTTCTTAGGTAAGGATATTGTTGCAGAACTTGAACATGTCGAGTCGTCGGATGATGAAGAGTAA
- the fliN gene encoding flagellar motor switch protein FliN, with protein MSISDDQKLADEWAAALGEDPLAPEIDVDDVLAAPLDELKDSSSPISEDERRKLDTIMDIPVTISMEVGRSQISIRNLLQLNQGSVVELDRIAGESLDVMVNGTLIAHGEVVVVNDKFGIRLTDVISQTERIKKLR; from the coding sequence ATGAGCATTAGTGATGACCAAAAACTGGCCGATGAATGGGCGGCGGCACTGGGTGAAGACCCGTTAGCACCTGAAATTGATGTCGATGATGTCTTGGCTGCGCCACTGGATGAACTCAAAGATTCATCATCGCCTATTTCCGAGGATGAGCGACGTAAGCTCGATACCATTATGGATATCCCAGTGACCATTTCGATGGAAGTTGGGCGTTCGCAAATCAGTATTCGTAACCTGTTGCAATTAAACCAAGGTTCGGTGGTTGAGCTTGACCGTATTGCCGGTGAGTCACTCGACGTTATGGTTAATGGCACCCTAATTGCGCACGGTGAAGTGGTTGTGGTGAACGACAAGTTTGGTATCCGACTCACGGATGTGATTAGCCAAACTGAACGAATTAAGAAACTGCGTTAA
- the fliO gene encoding flagellar biosynthetic protein FliO: MVNHRLFGIFAVLLSSSPAAFAVENTSVSSTGASLDLAATLGALLLVVGIILGLAWLLKRMKVPGMMNQQGLKIVRQIPVGTKERIAIVQAGEQQFLVGITAHNIQLISELDEPIEANTPNSANAPFASQSFAKQPFAKQLSKLMSQSQNKKDNQA, encoded by the coding sequence ATGGTAAACCATCGGTTATTTGGCATTTTTGCTGTCCTGCTATCCTCGTCGCCAGCGGCGTTTGCGGTCGAGAACACCTCGGTCTCCTCAACGGGCGCGTCACTGGATCTTGCGGCCACCCTCGGCGCTTTGCTGTTGGTGGTCGGTATTATTTTGGGACTGGCTTGGCTGTTAAAGCGAATGAAAGTCCCTGGCATGATGAACCAACAAGGTCTCAAGATTGTTCGTCAAATACCCGTGGGCACCAAAGAGCGTATCGCGATTGTGCAAGCGGGAGAGCAGCAGTTTTTAGTCGGCATTACGGCTCATAATATTCAACTTATCTCTGAATTAGATGAACCGATTGAAGCCAACACGCCCAACTCAGCCAATGCGCCTTTTGCCAGCCAGTCCTTTGCTAAACAGCCCTTTGCTAAACAGCTATCAAAGCTAATGAGTCAATCACAAAACAAAAAAGATAACCAAGCATGA
- the fliP gene encoding flagellar type III secretion system pore protein FliP (The bacterial flagellar biogenesis protein FliP forms a type III secretion system (T3SS)-type pore required for flagellar assembly.) gives MIKALKNWIITLSFCFVSLVFAPLAVAEIEASSAVTTTEAGLTASNVTTSNVTTSSVTTSSESGLSIADSFGSGPGIPAFNMKSNPDGSEDYSVNLQIVALMTMLGFLPALVILMTSFTRIVVVMSILRQAMGLQQTPSNQVIIGIALFLTLFIMSPVIDQVNEQAVQPYLNEQITAKQAFDTAQQPIRAFMLKQTRVKDLETFVQISGSTVQNPEDVSMAVLIPAFITSELKTAFQIGFMLFLPFLIIDLVVASVLMAMGMMMLSPMIVSLPFKLMLFVLVDGWNLILSTLAGSFAL, from the coding sequence ATGATAAAAGCGCTAAAAAACTGGATCATCACGCTGTCATTTTGCTTTGTCTCGCTTGTTTTTGCGCCCCTTGCTGTGGCCGAAATAGAAGCGAGCAGCGCGGTTACAACCACGGAAGCCGGATTGACGGCTAGTAATGTCACCACAAGCAATGTTACCACAAGCAGTGTCACCACGAGCAGTGAGTCAGGCTTATCCATTGCTGACAGCTTTGGCTCGGGTCCGGGTATTCCGGCCTTTAATATGAAGTCCAATCCAGACGGCAGCGAGGATTACTCCGTCAATCTACAGATTGTCGCCTTGATGACCATGCTGGGCTTCTTGCCTGCGCTGGTGATTTTGATGACGTCGTTTACCCGTATCGTGGTGGTGATGTCGATCTTGAGGCAAGCCATGGGTCTGCAACAGACGCCATCTAACCAAGTGATTATCGGTATCGCGCTGTTTTTGACGCTGTTTATTATGTCTCCAGTGATTGACCAAGTGAATGAGCAAGCAGTTCAACCTTACTTAAATGAACAGATCACCGCCAAGCAGGCGTTTGATACGGCGCAGCAGCCGATTCGCGCGTTTATGTTAAAGCAGACACGAGTGAAAGATTTAGAAACGTTCGTACAGATCTCGGGTTCTACGGTGCAGAATCCAGAAGATGTGTCGATGGCGGTGTTGATTCCGGCGTTTATTACCTCAGAGCTGAAAACCGCATTCCAGATTGGTTTTATGCTGTTTCTGCCATTCTTGATTATTGACTTGGTGGTGGCGTCGGTATTGATGGCGATGGGTATGATGATGTTGTCACCGATGATCGTCTCACTGCCGTTTAAACTCATGTTGTTTGTTCTCGTCGATGGGTGGAATTTGATACTTTCCACCCTCGCGGGCAGTTTTGCGCTCTAG
- the fliQ gene encoding flagellar biosynthesis protein FliQ: protein MTPELFVELFRDALWMVLILVCAIVIPSLLIGLVVAVFQAATSINEQTLSFLPRLVVTLLALMAFAHWGTQMMMGFFYEIIERLPLILW, encoded by the coding sequence ATGACCCCTGAGTTGTTTGTAGAACTATTTCGAGATGCCCTGTGGATGGTGTTGATCTTGGTATGCGCTATCGTGATACCCAGTTTGCTGATTGGTTTAGTGGTCGCGGTGTTTCAGGCTGCCACCTCAATCAACGAACAAACACTGAGTTTCCTACCAAGGCTAGTGGTGACCTTATTGGCGCTGATGGCGTTTGCCCATTGGGGAACACAGATGATGATGGGGTTCTTCTATGAAATCATTGAACGTCTCCCTCTGATCCTTTGGTAA
- the fliR gene encoding flagellar biosynthetic protein FliR, which produces MEYPTDIILQWIANYFWPYTRISAMLMVMSVTGANFVPSRIRLYLGLALTLAVAPVLPAIPQEIELFSLHGFLITAEQIIIGVAMGMVTVFMVQTFVMLGQILGMQSSLGFASMVDPANGQNTPVLGQLFLFLTTMFFLATDGHLKMIQLVVMSFSTLPVGSGNLSAIDFREMAGWLTQMFQMALNMALSGVIALLTVNLSFGVMTRAAPQLNIFSLGFSFALLIGLMICWYIMAGLYSHYQIYWLDVEDQVCRLIDLAC; this is translated from the coding sequence ATGGAATATCCTACCGATATTATATTGCAGTGGATAGCCAATTATTTTTGGCCGTATACGCGCATCTCCGCCATGCTGATGGTGATGTCGGTAACCGGCGCGAACTTTGTTCCAAGCCGTATCCGACTTTATCTCGGTTTGGCGCTTACATTGGCGGTTGCCCCCGTATTGCCTGCTATTCCTCAAGAGATTGAACTGTTCTCACTGCACGGTTTTTTGATCACCGCTGAACAGATTATTATCGGTGTCGCGATGGGAATGGTGACGGTGTTTATGGTTCAGACTTTCGTCATGTTGGGTCAGATTTTGGGTATGCAATCAAGCCTTGGCTTTGCCTCTATGGTCGATCCCGCCAACGGTCAAAATACGCCGGTGCTCGGTCAGTTATTTCTGTTCTTAACCACCATGTTCTTTTTAGCCACTGATGGTCATCTTAAAATGATTCAATTGGTTGTGATGAGCTTTTCTACTCTGCCCGTTGGAAGTGGCAACTTAAGTGCTATCGACTTTCGAGAGATGGCCGGTTGGTTGACCCAAATGTTCCAAATGGCACTGAATATGGCGTTATCTGGGGTTATCGCCCTGCTGACCGTTAACCTCTCTTTTGGGGTGATGACTCGAGCTGCCCCTCAGTTAAATATCTTTTCTCTGGGTTTTTCGTTTGCATTGTTGATTGGCTTGATGATTTGCTGGTACATCATGGCGGGCTTATACAGTCACTATCAAATCTACTGGTTAGACGTTGAGGATCAGGTGTGTCGCCTGATTGATTTGGCATGTTGA
- the flhB gene encoding flagellar biosynthesis protein FlhB — MAESDGQERTEDATPQRLKQAREKGQVARSKELASVSVLIVGALSLMMLGDGLAKALFSAMGRMFSLTREEIFDVSRLFDVILGTLSTLLFPLLLILIVLFIAAFIGAAGLGGIQFSAEAARPKLSKMNPLSGLKRMVGMQSWVELIKSILKVSLVAGMAFYLVNASKADLFQLSLEVYPQNIFHALDILLNFILLISCTLLIVVAIDIPFQIWQHANQLKMTKQEIKDEYKDTEGKPEVKGRIRMLQREAAQRRMMAEVPEADVIITNPEHFSVALRYKQGQDKAPVVVAKGVDHMALKIREVAREHDIYIVPSPPLARSLYHTSELEQEIPDGLFAAVAQILAYVYQLKQYRKKGGERPKLQTEQIVIPKDMRH, encoded by the coding sequence ATGGCTGAGTCTGACGGTCAAGAAAGAACCGAAGACGCCACCCCCCAGCGGTTAAAACAAGCCCGCGAAAAGGGTCAGGTGGCGCGATCCAAAGAGTTAGCCTCCGTGTCGGTACTGATTGTGGGGGCGCTTTCACTGATGATGTTGGGTGACGGTTTAGCAAAAGCGCTATTCAGTGCTATGGGGCGCATGTTTTCGCTCACTCGGGAAGAGATCTTCGATGTCAGTAGATTATTTGACGTGATATTGGGGACGCTATCGACCTTGTTATTTCCGCTGCTGCTGATTCTTATTGTGCTATTTATTGCGGCATTTATCGGGGCTGCTGGCTTAGGGGGGATTCAATTTTCCGCCGAGGCAGCAAGACCGAAATTGTCAAAAATGAATCCACTTAGCGGCTTAAAGCGCATGGTGGGCATGCAAAGCTGGGTAGAGCTGATCAAGTCGATTCTTAAAGTGTCCCTCGTCGCTGGGATGGCATTTTATCTGGTTAATGCCTCTAAAGCGGACCTGTTTCAGTTGAGCTTAGAGGTCTATCCGCAAAACATTTTTCACGCGTTGGATATCCTGCTTAATTTTATTTTGTTAATCAGCTGCACCTTGTTGATTGTGGTGGCGATTGATATTCCGTTTCAGATCTGGCAACACGCCAATCAATTGAAAATGACCAAGCAAGAGATCAAGGACGAGTACAAAGACACGGAAGGTAAACCGGAAGTGAAAGGTCGTATTCGTATGTTGCAGCGCGAGGCGGCACAGCGCCGAATGATGGCGGAAGTCCCAGAGGCGGATGTCATTATCACCAACCCAGAACACTTTTCTGTGGCGCTAAGATATAAACAGGGCCAAGACAAAGCACCGGTAGTAGTGGCAAAAGGCGTGGATCATATGGCGCTGAAAATTCGAGAAGTGGCAAGAGAGCATGATATTTATATTGTGCCATCTCCACCGCTGGCTCGTTCGCTTTATCATACCAGTGAACTGGAGCAGGAGATCCCCGATGGTCTGTTTGCGGCGGTGGCACAAATACTGGCGTATGTTTACCAACTTAAGCAGTACCGAAAAAAAGGCGGCGAGAGACCGAAGCTTCAAACCGAGCAAATCGTGATTCCGAAAGATATGAGGCATTGA
- the flhA gene encoding flagellar biosynthesis protein FlhA: MKLSLPFTNKLPFLSGRSLPAIGAPVMVLAALAMIVLPIPAILLDLFFTFNIALAMVVLLVSIYTRRPLDFAAFPTVLLVATLLRLALNVASTRVVLLYGHEGGSAAGNVIEAFGNVVIGGNYAVGLIVFLILMIINFVVVTKGAGRISEVSARFTLDALPGKQMAIDADLNAGLIDQEQARTRRFEVTKEADFYGSMDGASKFVKGDAIAGILILFLNIIGGLSIGMMQFSLGFGEAIEIYTLLTIGDGLVAQIPSLLLSIAAAIMVTRQNTDEDMGQQLVFQLFDNPKALTITAGILLVMGLVPGMPHFAFLLLAAMAGGGAYWLHKKQAKKEQQASLPAEISGGNEASNKPKELSWDDVQPVDVIGLEVGYRLIPLVDKDQGGELLERVKGVRKKLSQDFGFLIPAVHIRDNLELTPNSYRITLMGVAVGEAEIRPDQELAINPGQVYGLIDGEQTIDPAFGLEAVWIQESQREHAQALGYTVVDSSTVLATHLSQLLTNNASQLLGHEEVQNLLELLGRSAPKLVEDFVPEQLSLGVVVKVLQNLLNEAIPIRDIRTIVQTLAEYSSKSQEPDVLTAAVRIALKRLIVQEINGIEPELPVITLIPELEQILHQTMQASGGESTGIEPGLAERLQASLTQATQEQELKGEAAVLLTSGVLRSTLARFVKNTIPNLRVLSYQEIPDEKQIRIVQAVGN, from the coding sequence ATGAAACTAAGCTTACCGTTTACTAATAAACTCCCGTTTCTGTCTGGACGCTCTCTGCCTGCTATAGGCGCGCCAGTGATGGTGCTTGCCGCCTTAGCGATGATCGTGTTACCGATCCCGGCAATTCTGCTCGACCTGTTTTTTACCTTTAACATCGCTTTGGCGATGGTGGTGCTGTTGGTGTCGATCTATACCCGTCGCCCATTGGATTTCGCCGCCTTTCCTACCGTTTTGCTTGTTGCGACACTGCTCCGTTTGGCGCTAAACGTTGCCTCGACTCGTGTGGTGTTACTTTATGGTCACGAGGGCGGCTCTGCAGCGGGTAACGTTATCGAAGCGTTTGGTAACGTGGTGATTGGCGGTAACTACGCCGTTGGTTTGATTGTGTTTCTGATCTTGATGATCATCAACTTCGTGGTTGTGACCAAGGGTGCGGGACGTATTTCTGAGGTAAGTGCACGATTTACCCTTGATGCTTTACCGGGTAAACAGATGGCAATTGATGCCGACTTAAATGCTGGCTTGATCGACCAAGAGCAAGCACGGACTCGACGCTTTGAAGTCACCAAAGAGGCGGACTTCTACGGTTCGATGGACGGTGCGTCTAAGTTTGTTAAAGGCGATGCCATCGCCGGTATCTTGATCCTGTTCCTAAACATCATCGGTGGTTTGAGCATTGGTATGATGCAGTTCTCACTGGGTTTTGGTGAGGCGATTGAAATCTACACCTTGCTGACGATCGGTGATGGTCTGGTGGCTCAGATCCCATCATTGCTACTGTCGATTGCCGCAGCCATTATGGTGACGCGTCAAAATACTGACGAAGATATGGGGCAGCAGTTAGTCTTTCAACTTTTTGACAATCCAAAAGCGCTGACCATTACCGCAGGCATTCTTCTGGTGATGGGTTTGGTTCCCGGAATGCCACACTTTGCTTTCCTGTTGCTTGCCGCGATGGCAGGAGGCGGTGCGTATTGGCTGCATAAGAAGCAAGCCAAAAAAGAGCAACAAGCTTCTTTACCCGCTGAAATTAGTGGTGGCAACGAAGCCAGTAACAAACCGAAAGAGCTTTCTTGGGACGATGTGCAACCTGTCGATGTGATTGGTCTTGAGGTAGGTTATCGGTTAATTCCATTGGTCGATAAAGATCAGGGTGGGGAGTTGCTTGAGCGTGTGAAAGGCGTGCGTAAGAAGTTGTCCCAAGACTTTGGCTTTCTTATTCCGGCAGTGCATATTCGCGATAACTTAGAGCTGACACCCAATTCATACCGCATCACTTTGATGGGTGTCGCGGTGGGTGAGGCTGAAATTCGACCAGACCAAGAGTTAGCGATTAACCCAGGTCAAGTCTATGGTCTGATTGATGGGGAACAAACCATTGACCCAGCGTTTGGGCTAGAGGCGGTTTGGATTCAAGAGTCACAGCGTGAACATGCACAGGCGCTAGGCTATACCGTGGTTGATTCCTCGACCGTGCTGGCGACGCACCTGAGCCAACTTCTCACCAACAATGCTTCACAGCTTCTTGGTCATGAAGAGGTACAAAACCTATTGGAGCTATTGGGTCGCTCTGCACCAAAATTGGTGGAAGACTTTGTGCCTGAACAACTGTCTCTGGGTGTGGTAGTAAAAGTACTCCAGAACCTGCTTAACGAAGCGATTCCAATTCGAGATATACGGACTATCGTACAGACGCTGGCTGAATATTCCTCTAAGAGTCAAGAACCTGACGTTTTAACGGCAGCTGTTCGTATTGCATTAAAACGACTAATTGTTCAGGAAATCAATGGTATAGAGCCAGAACTGCCGGTGATTACCTTGATACCGGAGCTGGAACAAATATTGCATCAAACTATGCAAGCATCAGGTGGTGAATCCACAGGTATTGAGCCGGGCTTAGCGGAAAGACTACAAGCATCACTGACTCAAGCGACACAAGAGCAAGAACTGAAAGGTGAAGCGGCAGTATTACTCACATCGGGCGTGTTGCGTTCGACCTTAGCAAGGTTTGTGAAAAATACCATACCAAACCTGAGGGTTCTCTCCTATCAAGAGATACCTGATGAGAAACAGATACGAATTGTACAAGCTGTCGGCAATTAA
- the flhF gene encoding flagellar biosynthesis protein FlhF, translated as MKIKRFFARDMRQALLQVKEELGADAVIMSNKKVAGGVEIVAAVDGDNAQSAPTQMSASPSRTNLAVSSNQHDPRQLKDDRVNLQSSRGQETATMTDRFANLLKNYRSAPSQETRDKPIAPDSLSALLERQSERASSVQKGYQNSDRYQYASENRDTSSRLSSPSRYASDDQREASRRSVGGNGGKQDGKINEELEAMKEDMSSIRRLLEHQVSGLMWQEVERREPLRAMLIKRLERMGISPELADQMACYIPEETPPQKAWKALLSLVSDQIVISKQDLLKKGGIVALLGPTGVGKTTTVAKLAARAAMEYGSDNVALVTTDTYRIGAHEQLSIYGRIMGCPVRVAKDSEELADILYQLRNRRLVLIDTAGMGQRDVRLSEQLDTLMQDTGDVINSYLVLPATAQRQVLQETLDHFRRIPLSGCIMTKLDESLSLGEFISVVVQNSLPVTYIANGQRVPEDIVIAQPKYMVAKANDLLEKSTENEPHFWNSDMEGV; from the coding sequence TTGAAAATTAAACGATTTTTTGCCAGAGACATGAGACAAGCTCTGCTTCAAGTTAAAGAAGAACTTGGGGCGGATGCGGTGATCATGTCAAATAAAAAAGTGGCCGGTGGTGTAGAAATCGTGGCAGCGGTGGATGGCGACAATGCCCAGTCAGCACCTACCCAGATGAGTGCATCTCCAAGTCGCACCAACCTTGCGGTAAGCTCGAATCAGCACGATCCGCGTCAACTAAAAGATGACCGAGTCAATCTGCAGTCTTCAAGGGGTCAGGAAACGGCAACAATGACCGACCGTTTTGCGAATCTGTTGAAAAACTATCGCTCTGCACCGAGTCAAGAGACGCGAGATAAGCCTATTGCTCCGGATTCACTGTCTGCACTATTAGAGCGTCAGTCAGAGCGTGCCAGTTCGGTGCAAAAGGGGTATCAAAACAGTGACCGATACCAGTATGCCAGCGAAAATCGTGATACCTCATCCCGTTTGAGTAGCCCATCTCGATATGCGTCTGATGATCAACGCGAGGCATCAAGACGCAGTGTTGGCGGCAATGGCGGCAAACAAGATGGCAAAATCAATGAAGAATTGGAGGCGATGAAAGAAGATATGTCTTCGATTCGTCGTCTTTTAGAGCACCAAGTCTCTGGGTTAATGTGGCAAGAAGTTGAGCGTCGAGAACCGCTAAGAGCGATGTTGATCAAACGATTAGAACGCATGGGCATCTCGCCAGAACTTGCCGACCAAATGGCCTGTTATATCCCAGAAGAAACCCCCCCTCAAAAAGCATGGAAAGCCTTGCTATCTCTAGTCTCTGATCAAATTGTTATCAGCAAGCAAGACCTGCTTAAAAAGGGAGGCATTGTCGCTTTATTAGGTCCAACCGGAGTCGGTAAAACCACGACAGTCGCCAAGCTTGCCGCTCGTGCAGCGATGGAGTATGGATCGGACAATGTCGCACTGGTTACCACGGATACTTATCGTATCGGTGCTCATGAACAACTTTCGATTTACGGCAGAATTATGGGTTGTCCTGTAAGAGTTGCTAAAGATTCTGAAGAGTTGGCCGATATTCTTTATCAGTTAAGAAATCGACGCCTAGTTTTAATAGATACAGCGGGTATGGGGCAAAGAGATGTGCGCCTATCCGAGCAGTTGGATACCTTGATGCAAGACACGGGAGATGTCATTAACAGCTACTTGGTTTTACCAGCCACTGCTCAAAGGCAGGTATTGCAGGAAACGTTAGATCATTTTAGACGTATTCCTTTGTCCGGATGCATTATGACCAAGCTTGATGAGTCATTAAGCTTGGGTGAGTTTATCAGTGTAGTGGTGCAAAATTCACTGCCGGTAACTTACATCGCAAATGGTCAACGCGTACCAGAAGATATTGTGATCGCTCAGCCCAAATATATGGTCGCCAAAGCGAACGATTTACTAGAAAAGTCGACAGAAAATGAACCCCACTTCTGGAACAGCGATATGGAGGGGGTTTAG
- a CDS encoding MinD/ParA family protein, giving the protein MTNNMIQDQASGLRRLTQPTSTKVISVTGGKGGVGKSNVTLGLAICMARQGKKVMVLDADLGLANVDVMLGIRPKKNLGHVLAGECELRDAIVEGPHGIRIIPATSGTQSMTELSHAQHMGLIRAFGSLEEEMDLLLIDTAAGISDMVVSFSRAAQDVVVVVCDEPTSITDAYALIKLLSREHQVQRFKVVANMVRSYREGRELFTKLTLVTERFLNVSLELVACIPLDDKVRQAVKRQKIVVDAFPRSPAAMALNSLANKALTWPIPKVPSGHLEFFVERLLNRPSVTEEPFSE; this is encoded by the coding sequence ATGACAAATAACATGATACAAGACCAAGCGAGTGGCCTAAGACGATTAACTCAGCCTACGTCTACGAAGGTAATCTCTGTAACCGGAGGCAAAGGCGGCGTTGGTAAATCAAACGTCACTCTTGGCTTGGCAATTTGTATGGCGCGCCAAGGTAAGAAAGTGATGGTGCTTGATGCTGACCTTGGTCTAGCAAATGTCGACGTTATGTTAGGTATCCGTCCTAAGAAAAACTTAGGCCATGTGTTGGCGGGTGAGTGTGAGCTTAGAGACGCGATAGTGGAAGGACCTCATGGGATCAGAATTATCCCAGCCACTTCAGGCACACAAAGTATGACCGAATTGAGCCATGCTCAACATATGGGTTTAATTCGTGCATTTGGTAGCCTTGAAGAAGAAATGGATCTGCTGTTAATTGATACCGCAGCGGGTATTTCGGACATGGTCGTGAGCTTTTCTCGTGCAGCACAAGATGTGGTTGTTGTGGTGTGTGATGAACCTACATCAATTACCGATGCTTATGCTTTGATTAAATTGCTGAGCCGTGAACATCAAGTTCAGCGCTTCAAAGTCGTGGCTAATATGGTTCGCAGCTACCGTGAGGGGCGTGAATTATTTACAAAATTGACATTAGTCACAGAACGCTTTCTCAATGTGAGTCTGGAGCTTGTTGCATGTATCCCTTTAGATGATAAAGTGCGACAAGCAGTGAAGAGACAAAAAATTGTTGTGGATGCATTTCCACGTTCACCGGCGGCAATGGCGCTCAATTCATTGGCAAATAAAGCCTTGACTTGGCCAATACCGAAAGTACCCAGTGGACACTTAGAATTTTTTGTTGAAAGGCTACTAAATCGACCTTCAGTCACAGAGGAACCGTTTAGTGAATAA